The Tumebacillus amylolyticus genome contains a region encoding:
- a CDS encoding class I SAM-dependent methyltransferase produces MTQSRSLIVTTGNKPNDETVALAHSYASELGAPYIIRKKRAIDTLRADYGVDEVLVCADRVALHVEGQEFFFHPSMANTRIKRLKSGENDVVIERAGVRPGDIVLDCTLGLGSDAIVFAHAVGEEGRVIGLESSPVIALLVRRGLKEVSVDTQAVNTAMRRVEVVCADHLEYLRAQPDKSVDVVYFDPMFRRTVQKTQYMEPLRHLGDDRPLMEEAILEARRVARRRIVLKERWYSKEFARLGFLIPKKSTGTINYGVIDLEGGEWS; encoded by the coding sequence GTGACCCAATCCCGAAGCCTCATCGTCACCACCGGCAACAAGCCCAATGACGAAACCGTGGCGCTGGCGCACTCCTACGCGAGTGAGCTCGGCGCCCCCTACATAATCAGAAAAAAGCGCGCCATCGACACTCTGCGCGCCGACTACGGCGTCGACGAAGTGCTGGTTTGCGCCGACCGCGTCGCCCTGCACGTCGAGGGCCAAGAGTTTTTTTTCCATCCCTCGATGGCGAACACGAGAATCAAGCGGCTGAAAAGTGGCGAAAATGATGTAGTGATCGAGCGAGCCGGGGTCCGTCCCGGCGATATCGTGCTGGATTGCACGCTGGGACTGGGCTCCGATGCGATCGTATTTGCTCATGCAGTCGGGGAAGAGGGCCGTGTGATCGGTCTCGAATCGTCTCCCGTCATCGCCTTGCTCGTCCGACGCGGACTCAAGGAAGTGAGCGTCGATACCCAAGCGGTCAACACGGCCATGCGCCGCGTCGAAGTTGTGTGCGCCGACCATCTGGAGTACCTGCGTGCTCAACCGGACAAGTCGGTCGATGTGGTCTACTTCGACCCGATGTTCCGACGCACGGTGCAGAAGACGCAGTATATGGAACCACTGCGACATCTCGGCGACGACCGCCCGCTGATGGAGGAAGCCATCCTCGAAGCGCGACGTGTCGCCCGCCGTCGCATTGTACTCAAAGAACGCTGGTATTCCAAGGAATTCGCCCGTCTCGGCTTTTTGATTCCCAAAAAGTCCACGGGCACGATCAACTACGGCGTCATCGATTTGGAAGGAGGCGAATGGTCATGA
- the miaA gene encoding tRNA (adenosine(37)-N6)-dimethylallyltransferase MiaA, translating into MSQTTDKPSVLILVGPTAVGKTAFSIAAAKHYDGEILSADSMQIYKGMDIGTAKVTSQEMEGIPHYGLDLIDPDEPYTVADFQAYADGVIRDIHARGKLPIVVGGTMLYVKSLTNHLDFTEASADLEFRARLHAVAEQQGGAVLHNRLREIDPATAERLHPNDVKRIIRALEVYETTGKPMSEAYTEQPPESKYNTLVVGLNLDDREKLYERINLRVDLMMQQGLIQEVQNLLAKGYSRDLQSMKAIGYKEIVDYLEGRLTVEEAVEAVKQGSRRYAKRQLSWWRRETTIHWFDAQETTFPMRFEIIDKLREGIS; encoded by the coding sequence ATGAGCCAGACGACCGACAAACCGTCCGTCCTGATCCTCGTTGGCCCCACAGCAGTAGGCAAGACCGCTTTTTCCATCGCCGCTGCCAAGCACTACGACGGCGAAATTCTCTCCGCCGACTCCATGCAGATCTACAAAGGCATGGATATCGGCACAGCCAAAGTGACCTCCCAGGAGATGGAGGGCATCCCGCACTACGGGCTGGATTTGATCGACCCTGACGAGCCTTACACCGTTGCGGACTTCCAAGCCTACGCAGACGGCGTGATCCGCGATATCCACGCGCGCGGCAAACTGCCGATCGTCGTCGGAGGCACCATGCTGTACGTCAAGTCGCTCACCAACCACCTCGACTTCACCGAAGCGTCCGCCGATCTCGAATTTCGAGCACGCCTGCATGCGGTGGCCGAGCAGCAGGGAGGAGCCGTCTTACATAACCGATTGCGCGAGATCGACCCGGCAACCGCAGAGCGTTTGCACCCCAATGATGTCAAACGGATCATCAGAGCCTTGGAAGTCTACGAGACGACCGGCAAACCGATGTCCGAAGCCTATACGGAGCAACCGCCGGAGTCGAAGTACAACACCCTCGTCGTCGGCTTGAACCTCGACGACCGCGAGAAGCTCTACGAACGCATCAACTTGCGCGTGGACCTCATGATGCAACAAGGTCTGATCCAAGAAGTTCAGAACCTGCTCGCCAAGGGCTACTCCCGCGACCTGCAAAGCATGAAAGCCATCGGGTACAAAGAGATCGTCGACTATCTCGAAGGCCGTTTGACTGTAGAGGAAGCGGTGGAAGCAGTCAAACAAGGTTCGCGCCGCTACGCCAAACGCCAACTTTCCTGGTGGCGGCGAGAGACGACGATTCACTGGTTTGACGCGCAAGAGACGACGTTCCCGATGCGATTCGAAATCATTGACAAGTTGCGAGAAGGAATTTCATAG